One Vibrio penaeicida DNA segment encodes these proteins:
- the hutW gene encoding heme anaerobic degradation radical SAM methyltransferase ChuW/HutW — MTINLQMLDESVLGASTPDPLRFAFEKKHSAHAGAHAQPPLSQEQLSEQLKKVLSDAQGVAGKKRCLYVHVPFCRVRCTFCNFFQNAASRKLVDEYFSALLVELEHKAKQPWTQSNVFHAVYIGGGTPTDLSPEQIRILGTKIRTLFPLTTDCEITLEGRINRFSDEMFDNALEGGFNRFSFGVQSFNTLVRRKAKRLDDREVVLNRLSELSRQEAAPIVIDLLYGLPHQNSEIFEQDLKDYIDTGAHGIDLYQLMVGGSAPMINLVEKGKMPPPASTPEKAALFAQGVDFMSKHHIKRLSVNHWARDNRERSLYNSIAKTSAEVLPVGCGAGGHLSGYSLMNVRTLDQYNERVKSGLPTAAMMMPRSLHADLHDEVKAGFDSGVLRARCLENAGYSGVFSWLRPLFENWQEKGLVNLEGGYLTLTVAGSFWSVTLAQGVIQALQYYEREACVA; from the coding sequence ATGACTATAAACCTTCAAATGCTGGACGAATCTGTATTGGGTGCATCTACCCCAGATCCGTTGAGATTTGCCTTCGAGAAAAAGCATTCAGCACACGCTGGAGCTCATGCACAGCCTCCACTTTCTCAAGAGCAATTATCCGAGCAGCTAAAAAAAGTGTTGTCAGATGCACAAGGTGTAGCTGGCAAAAAAAGATGCCTTTATGTTCATGTTCCTTTCTGCCGAGTGCGTTGTACGTTTTGCAATTTCTTTCAAAATGCAGCAAGCCGGAAACTGGTCGATGAATATTTCTCTGCATTGTTAGTTGAACTGGAACATAAAGCGAAACAACCTTGGACTCAGTCCAACGTGTTTCATGCTGTGTATATAGGTGGCGGAACACCAACCGATCTGTCACCTGAGCAAATTAGGATTCTCGGAACCAAGATTCGAACCTTGTTTCCACTGACCACGGATTGTGAAATTACACTTGAAGGTCGTATAAATCGTTTCAGCGATGAAATGTTTGATAATGCTTTGGAAGGTGGGTTTAACCGCTTTTCTTTTGGTGTACAGAGTTTTAATACGCTTGTTCGCCGGAAAGCAAAACGCTTAGATGACAGAGAAGTAGTGCTTAATCGTTTATCTGAGCTGAGCCGTCAAGAAGCTGCACCCATTGTTATCGATTTACTCTATGGCTTGCCTCATCAGAATAGTGAGATTTTTGAGCAAGATCTAAAGGATTACATAGATACAGGTGCGCATGGCATTGATTTGTACCAATTGATGGTTGGAGGCTCTGCTCCGATGATCAATTTAGTTGAAAAAGGAAAAATGCCCCCGCCGGCATCAACTCCTGAAAAGGCGGCATTGTTCGCACAGGGTGTGGATTTTATGTCGAAGCACCACATCAAGAGACTGAGCGTTAATCATTGGGCTCGAGATAACCGCGAACGTAGTCTGTATAACAGTATCGCAAAAACCTCTGCTGAGGTTTTGCCTGTTGGATGTGGAGCTGGAGGGCATTTGTCGGGGTATTCATTGATGAATGTACGTACGCTCGATCAATATAATGAGCGAGTGAAATCGGGTTTACCGACAGCCGCTATGATGATGCCCCGATCTTTGCACGCCGACTTGCACGACGAGGTAAAAGCAGGCTTTGATTCTGGAGTTCTACGAGCAAGATGTCTTGAAAATGCCGGATATTCTGGAGTGTTTTCATGGCTAAGACCATTGTTTGAAAATTGGCAGGAAAAAGGTTTGGTCAATCTTGAAGGAGGCTACCTTACGCTAACAGTTGCAGGCTCATTTTGGTCGGTTACATTGGCTCAGGGAGTGATTCAGGCATTGCAATACTACGAAAGAGAAGCCTGCGTGGCTTAG
- the hutX gene encoding heme utilization cystosolic carrier protein HutX, translating into MLEMIMEKNELKQKVAQILEQDPTLLPVSVAEQLEVSEHDVVRSLPEGMATMIAGEFAQELLEGLVGWGPVTTIVHSMGSIFEVKAPFPKGKVARGYYNLMGDKGEMHGHLKLDLVKSVALVSKPFRGKESHYFGFFTDQGDSIFKIYLGRDESRKLLPDQVEKFNALKKQYV; encoded by the coding sequence ATATTGGAAATGATTATGGAAAAAAATGAACTAAAGCAGAAAGTCGCACAGATTTTAGAGCAAGACCCAACATTGTTACCTGTTTCAGTTGCGGAGCAGCTTGAGGTTTCTGAGCATGATGTTGTTCGCTCACTGCCCGAAGGTATGGCGACAATGATTGCAGGTGAATTTGCGCAGGAACTTCTAGAAGGGCTTGTAGGGTGGGGACCTGTAACTACCATCGTTCATTCAATGGGATCAATCTTTGAAGTGAAAGCCCCTTTCCCGAAAGGAAAAGTAGCACGAGGCTACTACAACCTCATGGGAGATAAAGGCGAAATGCATGGTCATTTAAAATTAGACCTTGTGAAAAGCGTTGCGCTTGTTAGTAAACCGTTTAGGGGGAAAGAAAGTCATTACTTTGGATTTTTTACAGATCAAGGTGACAGCATCTTTAAAATTTACCTAGGGCGAGACGAAAGCCGGAAGTTGCTTCCGGATCAGGTAGAGAAATTTAACGCGCTTAAGAAGCAGTACGTCTAA
- the hutZ gene encoding heme utilization protein HutZ, producing the protein MDQVVKQERLQTRLGPEIKEFRAERKTLQLATVDGENRPNVSYAPFVQNENGYFVLISEIARHARNLGQNPQVSIMMIEDEDSSKQLFARKRLTFDATASVVDREEALWGEVVDQMRGRFGDIIDGLSQLQDFKLFKLTPIQGLFVKGFGQAFQVSGDDLVDVVHLQEGHKKVEQD; encoded by the coding sequence ATGGATCAAGTTGTTAAGCAAGAGCGTCTTCAAACGCGTTTGGGACCAGAAATTAAAGAATTTCGTGCAGAGAGAAAAACGCTTCAACTGGCTACGGTAGATGGCGAAAACCGACCAAATGTTAGTTATGCTCCTTTTGTTCAGAATGAGAACGGATATTTCGTTTTGATTTCTGAGATTGCTCGTCACGCTAGAAACCTAGGTCAAAACCCTCAAGTTTCGATCATGATGATTGAAGATGAAGATTCATCTAAGCAACTATTTGCACGCAAGCGCTTAACATTTGACGCTACGGCATCAGTCGTTGATAGAGAAGAAGCACTTTGGGGAGAAGTTGTCGATCAAATGAGAGGTCGATTTGGCGATATCATTGATGGTCTTAGCCAGCTTCAAGATTTTAAACTCTTTAAACTAACGCCAATACAAGGGTTATTTGTTAAAGGTTTTGGTCAAGCGTTTCAAGTATCTGGTGATGATTTGGTTGATGTTGTGCATCTTCAAGAAGGTCATAAGAAAGTCGAGCAAGACTAA
- a CDS encoding MetS family NSS transporter small subunit: MTTSAIIMMILGLGITWGGAAICIKRAMNKQD, encoded by the coding sequence ATGACAACAAGTGCAATCATCATGATGATTTTAGGCTTAGGCATTACTTGGGGTGGCGCGGCCATCTGCATCAAACGTGCAATGAATAAGCAAGATTAA
- a CDS encoding sodium-dependent transporter, which translates to MKREQWGSRAGFILAAVGSAIGLGNIWRFPYMAYENGGGAFFIPYLFAMITAGIPFMILEFSMGQKYRGSAPKTLAKIHSKFEWLGWFQVGVAAVIAVYYVAVIGWAISYFGMSFTQEWGEDTNAFFFSEYLQLGDNSPTNLGSIQWKIAIAMLIAWGITYAAIVGGVKAGIERASKVMMPVLFIMVIALIGRMVFLPGALDGVNYMFEPDFSKIWDVKVWAAAYGQIFFTLSIGFAIMLAYSSYLPEKSDITNNAFMTVLINCGFSILAGIMIFSVLGYMAQEQGKPLTEVVSAGVGLAFVTLPAAINLLPAPYILGPLFFFALVVAGLSSHISIMEAVTSAIMDKLNWSRKKAANIVIGVGLVVSMAFATNGGLLLLDLVDHFANNVGIMLGGFIEILLMAWLLNKVGDVREYVNSTSDFSIGQWFDICLRFITPVILAIILVTKLNALFTEGYGGYDLTLGWALIAALFVFGLIINATSSKESNA; encoded by the coding sequence ATGAAACGAGAACAATGGGGATCCCGTGCGGGCTTTATTCTTGCCGCAGTAGGATCAGCGATCGGGTTAGGGAACATTTGGCGTTTCCCTTACATGGCCTACGAGAACGGTGGCGGCGCATTTTTTATTCCATACCTTTTTGCCATGATCACCGCTGGTATCCCATTCATGATCCTAGAGTTCAGTATGGGACAGAAATATCGTGGTTCTGCACCGAAAACACTCGCAAAAATACATTCAAAATTTGAATGGCTTGGTTGGTTCCAAGTTGGTGTAGCCGCAGTTATTGCTGTGTACTACGTTGCCGTTATTGGATGGGCGATTTCTTATTTCGGAATGTCGTTTACGCAGGAGTGGGGAGAAGATACTAATGCGTTCTTCTTCAGCGAATACTTGCAACTCGGCGACAACTCCCCGACGAATCTAGGCAGTATCCAATGGAAAATTGCCATTGCCATGCTTATTGCTTGGGGAATCACCTACGCCGCAATCGTTGGGGGCGTAAAAGCCGGTATCGAACGTGCTTCTAAGGTTATGATGCCAGTTTTATTCATTATGGTTATCGCACTTATTGGTCGTATGGTATTTCTACCAGGCGCCCTAGATGGTGTGAACTATATGTTTGAACCTGATTTCAGTAAGATCTGGGACGTAAAAGTTTGGGCCGCTGCGTATGGTCAGATCTTTTTCACCTTGAGTATTGGTTTTGCCATTATGCTCGCTTACTCAAGCTACCTGCCTGAAAAATCAGACATAACAAACAACGCATTCATGACCGTTTTGATTAACTGCGGGTTCTCTATCCTTGCAGGTATCATGATATTTTCTGTGTTGGGTTATATGGCTCAGGAACAAGGTAAGCCACTTACTGAAGTTGTTTCAGCAGGTGTTGGCTTGGCTTTCGTAACACTTCCAGCTGCCATTAACTTACTTCCGGCACCTTACATTCTTGGTCCGCTGTTCTTCTTTGCTCTTGTTGTTGCTGGTTTGAGTTCTCACATTTCCATAATGGAAGCCGTAACATCTGCCATTATGGACAAGCTAAATTGGAGCCGTAAGAAAGCTGCCAATATTGTCATCGGTGTAGGTCTTGTTGTTTCAATGGCATTTGCGACCAATGGTGGTTTGTTGCTACTTGATTTGGTTGACCATTTCGCGAACAACGTTGGTATTATGCTGGGTGGCTTCATTGAAATCTTGCTAATGGCTTGGTTGTTGAATAAAGTCGGCGATGTACGTGAATACGTGAACTCCACATCGGACTTCTCAATTGGCCAATGGTTCGACATATGCCTACGCTTCATTACTCCAGTGATTTTAGCAATTATTCTAGTGACTAAACTGAACGCGCTATTCACAGAAGGCTATGGCGGCTACGACCTAACGCTAGGTTGGGCACTCATTGCTGCATTATTTGTATTCGGTCTAATTATTAACGCTACTAGCAGTAAGGAGAGCAACGCATGA
- the cydH gene encoding cytochrome bd-I oxidase subunit CydH, with amino-acid sequence MDFDFKFALGTTIVVFTVLVAFAVIAITTA; translated from the coding sequence ATGGACTTTGATTTTAAATTTGCCCTTGGAACAACCATCGTTGTATTTACTGTGCTTGTGGCGTTTGCAGTTATAGCCATTACAACTGCTTAA
- a CDS encoding patatin-like phospholipase family protein has protein sequence MSNTGVVTDSTTNVNTQRLQNYFGGKTALVAQGGGQRGIFTAGVLDAFLLSDFDPFNTYYGTSAGALNLCAYICRQAGLGRSFLLDLTTQPEFFSLFGYIRNKQTLDIDWALDKVSQYPYKLDVDLGRNQLVGKNAFASVTDAVHLQDHYLPMLEDNWVNVLKATCAIPRLYKGEVVIDGTRYLDGGVSASIPVQEAWRTGSRCIVVIRTEPFEQEIPKDDVPATVNDGMPIWLRQSVDALQNQWDSKVQEWKNDWSDFFIEKFNQSAQQSKLLSQARLLNGGRWLFGAGDVYRLSHMLGETFDSGLADMLMVHYQTYSLTQQFLTSPPDDCFILQIHPESPLESTSLLSDREALLADYELGLKAGNNFVNTFLQAESDMNPRSA, from the coding sequence ATGAGTAATACAGGGGTAGTAACCGACTCTACCACCAATGTTAATACTCAACGTTTGCAAAATTACTTTGGTGGTAAAACAGCACTGGTTGCCCAAGGTGGTGGGCAACGTGGAATCTTCACAGCTGGTGTTTTAGATGCCTTTCTCCTCTCAGATTTTGATCCCTTCAATACTTACTACGGCACTTCTGCTGGCGCGTTGAATTTATGTGCTTATATCTGTAGGCAAGCTGGGCTTGGTCGCTCGTTTCTACTAGACCTGACGACTCAACCAGAATTTTTTAGCCTATTTGGCTATATCCGAAACAAGCAAACGCTCGATATAGATTGGGCACTGGATAAAGTTAGCCAATACCCATATAAGCTCGATGTTGATCTGGGCAGAAATCAATTAGTCGGGAAAAATGCTTTTGCTTCAGTAACGGATGCTGTTCATTTACAGGATCATTATCTTCCCATGCTTGAAGATAACTGGGTCAATGTACTAAAAGCAACATGTGCCATACCTAGGCTGTATAAAGGGGAAGTAGTGATTGATGGTACGCGATACCTTGATGGGGGAGTTTCTGCTTCTATTCCCGTACAGGAAGCGTGGAGGACCGGAAGTCGATGTATTGTTGTTATTAGAACGGAACCGTTTGAACAAGAAATACCGAAAGATGATGTTCCCGCTACGGTGAATGACGGCATGCCTATTTGGTTGCGCCAGTCTGTCGATGCTTTGCAAAACCAATGGGATAGTAAGGTACAAGAATGGAAAAACGATTGGTCTGATTTCTTCATTGAAAAATTTAATCAATCTGCACAACAAAGTAAATTGCTGTCTCAAGCAAGGCTTTTGAATGGTGGGCGATGGCTATTTGGCGCTGGTGATGTTTATCGTTTAAGTCATATGTTGGGGGAAACATTCGATTCTGGTTTAGCGGATATGTTGATGGTGCATTATCAGACTTACTCTTTGACACAACAATTTCTGACTTCGCCTCCTGATGATTGTTTCATTCTTCAAATCCACCCCGAATCTCCACTTGAGTCCACTTCTCTACTTAGTGATCGTGAAGCCCTTCTTGCGGACTATGAGCTTGGATTAAAAGCCGGTAATAATTTCGTCAATACGTTTTTGCAAGCCGAGTCTGATATGAACCCTCGCTCTGCATAG
- the pyk gene encoding pyruvate kinase: protein MSKLLRRTKIVATLGPSTDKGNNLEEIIEAGANVVRMNFSHGSSEDHIHRAQKVRQIAAKLGTHVAILGDLQGPKIRVSTFKDNKVNLDVGAKFVLDAELLPGEGSVASVGVDYKELPKDVSKGDVLLLDDGRVQLKVMSVENTRVHTTVLVGGPLSNNKGINKKGGGLSAEALTDKDKADILTAAKIKVDYLAVSFPRNGEDMRYARRLATDAGLSAKLVAKVERAESVEDEESMDDIISASDAVMVARGDLGVEIGDPELVGVQKQLILRARRLNRTVITATQMMESMIENPLPTRAEVMDVANAVLDGTDAVMLSGETAAGKYPVETVKSMAEVCIGAEKMPSLNVSGHRLETKFESASETISMATMYAANHLDGVKAMVSLTESGKTVLMMSRLSSGLPIFALSRNEDTLNRCALYRGVTPVYFGSDGASGLDTSYSALEALKEKGLLDVGDTVIITQGDVMDLIGSTNCMRIIEVR from the coding sequence ATGTCTAAATTACTCAGACGAACAAAAATTGTTGCTACCTTAGGTCCTTCAACAGACAAAGGCAATAATTTGGAAGAGATAATAGAAGCAGGCGCTAATGTTGTAAGGATGAATTTTTCTCACGGAAGTTCAGAAGACCATATACATCGCGCGCAAAAAGTCCGACAAATCGCTGCAAAACTTGGAACACATGTTGCCATATTAGGTGACTTACAAGGTCCTAAAATTCGAGTATCAACATTTAAAGACAATAAGGTTAACTTAGACGTTGGAGCAAAATTTGTCTTAGATGCAGAGCTGCTACCTGGCGAAGGATCGGTCGCATCAGTCGGCGTTGACTACAAAGAGTTGCCAAAAGATGTATCCAAAGGAGATGTCCTTCTTCTGGATGATGGTCGCGTTCAGTTGAAGGTCATGTCAGTAGAAAATACCAGAGTCCACACAACGGTTCTCGTCGGGGGTCCTCTTTCAAACAACAAAGGAATAAATAAAAAAGGGGGTGGACTGTCTGCGGAAGCACTGACAGACAAAGACAAAGCCGACATTCTTACTGCCGCAAAAATAAAAGTCGACTACCTTGCCGTCTCTTTCCCTCGCAACGGCGAAGATATGAGATACGCTCGCAGGCTCGCCACCGACGCAGGGCTGAGTGCGAAGCTGGTCGCTAAAGTAGAACGAGCGGAATCCGTTGAAGACGAAGAAAGCATGGATGATATTATTTCTGCATCCGACGCAGTTATGGTTGCAAGGGGCGATCTCGGTGTTGAAATCGGAGACCCAGAACTCGTAGGCGTGCAAAAACAACTCATACTTCGTGCTCGACGACTCAATCGTACCGTTATCACGGCAACCCAAATGATGGAATCCATGATTGAGAACCCACTTCCTACCCGAGCTGAAGTTATGGATGTCGCCAATGCAGTACTGGATGGTACTGACGCTGTAATGCTTTCTGGGGAAACTGCTGCGGGTAAATATCCTGTCGAAACCGTTAAATCGATGGCTGAAGTGTGTATTGGTGCGGAAAAAATGCCTTCGCTCAACGTGTCTGGACACCGCTTAGAAACGAAATTTGAGTCAGCATCTGAAACTATTTCTATGGCAACCATGTATGCTGCAAACCACCTCGACGGCGTAAAAGCGATGGTTAGCCTAACGGAATCGGGGAAAACTGTTCTCATGATGTCTCGTTTAAGCTCCGGGCTTCCCATCTTCGCTCTGTCTCGCAATGAAGATACCCTTAATCGATGCGCTTTATATCGTGGTGTTACTCCCGTTTACTTTGGTAGCGATGGTGCATCTGGCTTAGATACTTCCTACTCTGCTCTGGAAGCATTAAAAGAAAAAGGGTTACTGGATGTCGGTGATACTGTCATTATCACGCAAGGCGATGTCATGGACCTTATTGGCTCTACCAACTGTATGAGAATCATTGAGGTACGATAA